Genomic DNA from Candidatus Nitronereus thalassa:
AACAGCCGCCCACACTTCTTGCTGCCAACTGGCATGGGTCGCATAGCTGATGTAGTTACTTTTCATGACAAACGGATCACGCATCATCCGAACCGGAGGACATTCCATATCCATACATGGCACTGGGGATCGATATGGATCATAGGGTGGGAGGCACATTTCAGCTGGAGTGAGATTCACCATATCTTTGGTATGCGTCACGAAAAATCCATCGCAACACAAGGCCAACGGCAAATGCACATCTGGCTCCTCAGAAACAATGTATCCTTTCAAAATCCAATCATAAAAGTCTTGGGCAGTTTCAGCATGCCACACCAACATGCCGGTATTTAAAAGGTAGGAAATTTCTAAGGTATCTGGCTGAATGGACAATGGTGAGTTAATTCCACGACAAGTGACAATCATCTGAATAGGGAGTCGTGCACCAGCCCACATCGGAAAGTTTTCCATCGCACGCATCGTTCCGGGACCAGCTGTGGTGGTAAACACACGAGCGCCACCAAAAGCCGCACCCGCGCATTGCGACATCACCGCGAATTCACTTTCTCCTCGGAAGTAATCACCGATAAATCCCTCTGCGAACAACTCCCCAATGAGGGCCGCCGCTTCACTTTGTGGTGTGATTGGATAGGCAATCATAATGTCACAATTGGCTCGACGAAGAGCTTCCTTAATAACCTCACTGCCCGTAAAGAAACAGGGGGTACGTTCGGCATCGTGCATCATCTGCCATGGATCGGTAATGGTTTGACCGGCTTTATTTTTTGTTCCTACTAACGATTGAGTTGCCATGATTGCGCCTCCTTCAAGTTAGGGCTAATGGCTTTGACGTATTGTAATACGTATTTTGGTGTATTAATATGCGGAACTTGCCTTACCCCCCGCATTTTGAATCTCCTAGCTTAACATTTGGGGGGCTCGACTGACCCCTTCAATTTCTTTACCCAATCAGCAAGTTTCAAGATCTTTTCGGCCGTTGCATCACGAAACGAGAGCATTGCGTCCTCATGGCCAGCCTGAGCACACATGGCAATCGTATAGCAATCTGTGCCTCCCCGAATGATTTTGAGCGATAAATTGGCTTGATGACAATGTACGCCTACAAACATGCAGGCATCAATTTTATTGTGCCAAATTGTGAGATTGGGATGGTTAGGATTAATTTCGATTTCAGGATTAATTTTTGGATACTTGGGACGATAGTCCGGCATAGGAATCAGCATGGCCTGCTGGGTAGAAGTGACCGACGATTTAAGCGTCTCATACAGATGCCTAATAGCCGTAGCTTTATGAGCCGCTTTTTCATTCCATGCCCATAGGACAAGGGGGCCGGGAAAAATTGTTGGAACTTTTGCAGATAAGAATTGACGAGCCGCAGCCTCCATCGCCTCGTCTTCATTCACGATTTTTCCATGAATATGTGCTTGACCTGGATCTGGCAACCGAATTCCCATACTGGCTGCCGCCGGTGGGAGAAAGTGTTCAGGGCCACGTAAAACCTGATATGTTGTCGACATTAGTAAACTCTCCGCATTCCGGTTGGTATTATATCTGCGATAACTTGCTTACATTCAAAGTACGCCGTCCACTCACTTTATGCTGGTCCGTGACTTTTCGCAACCATGAAAAAGGCCCAATAACACAAATATTTAGGCTAAAGCTCTAGAGAGGGATGAGCCTTTTGGCCCAGAATCCCACATAAATCTTTTAAGATTGATTACTATAGGAATTTCCTCTAGATCCTGTCAATTTTTGGCGACTCTTCCCAAACAACTTTAACCGCACTATAGCTTCCTACAGTTTTTTCCTGCCTAAAAGTTTTAATTTGCCCCTTTACCCTCCCCCACCGATCACGGAACTCCTAAGCAATATTAAAGGTAGTCGCCTAAAGTTACCTAACCAATGGGCCCTGCAGTAAAGTCTATATCGAACGACTCCGAGACAAAGGATTGTGGGCACCCCCAAATTCCACCTTTCCTTTCTCACTCAAATTCATAGCCCTAACCTTCTCAAGGGAAAGGGTTTGGTTCCATTTTTCATTTCTATGGCTTCTTATTTTAGGTCAATTTCCCGACCCACGCCTAATTTGCTGAAACCTGCAACCTCCAGAAATATTTCTCCATGGACCATTTTTTTGTTTGTCATAATAAATTCAATACCCTTAGATCCTTTAGCCTTTGGGGCCATTCAACCTGATCAAGTTGTGATTGTAGCCAATGAGAACGATCTCGATGGCATGGATGTGGCTAGGTATTATGCCAAACAAAGAGGAATCCCCCTTTCCAACCTTGTTAGATTGAATTTGCCTTATGAGGAAACCATAAGTCGGGAGGATTTTGAAGAATATCTGACAAAGCCACTTAAGGTCGCTTTGGAATCCAGGGGTCTTGCTTCCACGACAAGAGTTCTCGTGACAACGTTTGGGGTGCCTCTCCGCGTAAATGCCCCACTCCCAAACGATGAGGTACACGAATGGCAAGCGGACGCCACGGAATGGTACGACGCTGCAATCGAGTTTGCCCACACCATCGATACCGCACTTAGCCGCACCCTTTTAAATTTTCAAAAAGGGGCTCCTCCATCTCCCTCGCTCTCGTCAGCATTTTCGGCCTCAAACCCCGTCAAAGCCGAACAGATTCTCAGGCATATTGATCACGCCATAGCCACGATCACCTCCGAAATTCAAACGCCTTCCTCCCCGAAAAAGCCCATGGATCAACACTTGGATTTTTTCAAATACTTACTTCAACTCGATGGTCTATCCGCATACACCAAATACCCGAATTTCAAAATGCCAACACACAGCCAGTTGACTCCTGATCAGCTAAAAACGCACATTCAACTCGCCCGTCTAGCTCTATCCATATTAGTCCACACACCATCGACCCAAAACCGGAAGGTATCCTATCAATTGGCGCAACGGTTTTTTGGCATTCGCGGCGTGTTTCAATTGGCCGCGAGCGAACAACAAAACCTTGTCACAAAAGACACAGAAGCCAGCGTCGACAGTGAGCTGAGTATTTTATGGTTTGGGCAGGACCAGTATTCCTTAAACGGTAGAATACCCAATCCCTTTTATGCCTGGTACCCGTCCAATACCAAATCCACCAAGAAGGATAAAGACTTTCAATTTCCCGTGCTCATGGTCAGTCGAATCGATGCGCCAACTCCAAAATTGTCCAAGCTCATGATTGACCGCGCCATTATGGCTGAACAAACGGGCGTGTCGGGAAAAGCCTATTTCGATGCCAGAGGCATGAAGTCCGATGGCCCTCTGAGCTACGGAGACTACGATCAAAGCCTGAGAAATTTATCGGCCTTCATGAGAAACCAGACGTCTTATCGCGTAATTTTAGAAAACACTCAAAAACGTTTTCAGGAAAAAGGCGAGGCCCCTCAAGTTGGATTGTATGCCGGGTGGTATCAGTATCGGGAATATGAAGACGCTTTTTCGTTCAACCCTGGAGCCATTGGCTACCACATCGCCTCTGGCGAGGCGATCAGCATTCATAACCCTCAGGAGAAAGGGTGGTGTAAAAATGCCCTTGAACGCGGCATTACTGTTACGATTGGACCGACGGGCGAACCCTATGTCGATGCCTTTCCAAAACCCTCAGAATTTTTTGGCTTGATGTTAACCGGCCGGTATACCTTAGTTGAAGCGTACTACCTCTCCACTCGTCATTTGAGTTGGCGTATGGTTTTGTTTGGTGATCCACTCTATAATCCATGGAAAGGACAGGCATTAGCCGCACTGCCTGATTTGCAGAAATATATTCCCGAATTCAAAGCTCTCAGGGCCTTGCCTCCTTCACCCTCAGACCATTTATTTCCTCACCCCATTCAATTGGCCCAGAAACGTCGCAGCCAACAGGATGCCTTGCTGAGCCAGATTCCAGCTCTTCTCAACACCAACCCCTAAACAAAATATTTTCAAACACCAGTGGAGAAAACGATAACAGGAAGGGCAGCTTTAAACATACCCTCTGGATATTACCCAACATAGTTTTTGGAGCAGGCGAAATCTGGAATGATGAATGAAGGATTTTAGGAAATGATGGCCGGGCCTCTGTCTGGTACAGAAGGCCCGGCAAAAAAGAGAGAAAATCAATACTTGTAGCTATCCACCTTAAACGGTCCATCCACAGGCACATTAATATAGTCAGCCTGAGTTTTTGTGAGTTTCGTAATGACGCCACCAAATCCACGGACCATATGAGCGGCCACTTCTTCATCAAGCTTTTTCGGCAATACTTCCAACGTGACCGTCGCCCCAGGAGTATCGGCAAATTTCTTTTCGTAAAGATGAATTTGAGCCAAAACTTGATTGGTAAATGATCCATCCATCACCCGGGAAGGATGGCCGGTGCCATTGCCGAGATTTACCAATCGCCCTTCTGACAATAGAATCAAATGATCATTCTGACCACGGTTGCGATAAATTTTGTGGACCTGAGGTTTCACTTCTTCCCATTCCCAATTTTCCCGCATGTACACAGTATCGATTTCATTATCAAAATGCCCAATATTGCAAACGACCGCCCCATTTTTCAGTGACCGCAACATTGCTGAATCGCATACATTCAAATTCCCTGTCGTGGTGACGAGCAAGTCGGTTTTGCTTAACAATTCCACATTTATATTTTCGACTCGTCCAGTGTTAATTCCGTCATTGTAGGGAGACACGACTTCAAACCCATCCATACAGGCCTGCATGGCACAAATGGGATCGATTTCAGAAATCTTCACAATCATCCCTTCCTGACGGAGAGATTGCGCTGACCCCTTTCCCACATCACCATACCCGATCACCAGGGCTTTTTTCCCGGACAAGAGATGATCGGTCCCCCGTTTGATGGCATCGCTCAAACTGTGCCGACACCCATATTTGTTATCATTTTTTGATTTGGTCACCGAATCGTTAACGTTAATGGCCGGAACCCGTAAGGTGCCTTTTTGAAGCATCTCCTGCAGGCGATGGACCCCCGTGGTGGTTTCCTCCGTGATCCCATGGATTTTGTCCAACATCGATGGATATTTTTGGTGAAGCATCATGGTCAAATCCCCGCCATCATCCAACACCATATTGGCATCCCACGGTTGCCCGTCCTTTAAAATGGTTTGCTCAATACACCAGTCATACTCCTCAAGTGTTTCCCCTTTCCAGGCATACACAGGAATACCTCGCGCCGCGATGGCCGCTGCTGCATGATCTTGGGTCGAAAAAATATTACAGGACGCCCATCGCACCTCAGCACCCAATTCAATCAACGTTTCAATAAGCACGGCAGTTTGGATGGTCATATGAATACATCCAAGAATTTTTGCACCCTTCAGAGGCTGAGAATTTCGGAATTTATCCCGAAGCGCCATCAAGGCTGGCATTTCCGTTTCAGCAATCTGAATCTCCTTGCGTCCATAGTCCGCAAGATTAATATCCGCGACTTTATAATCAGTCACGTTTGTCCCAACTTTCGTGGCAGTGCTCATAACATAAACCTCATCGTGAAAAGTACATAAAAGATCGATCGTGAAAATTATTTGCCAGCGTCTCGCCTCAATACGGATGCAAGATCCGTTTTCTCCCAGGTAAACCCAGGCCCAGTCCGGCCGAAATGCCCATAGGCCGCGGTCTCTTTATAGATGGGTCGTCGAAGTTTCAGATGATCAATAATTCCTTTCGGCGTCATGGGAAAATGCTTTCGGACCAATCGATCAAGCAAGGTGGTATCCACCTTTTCGGTACCTTTGGCATCGACTAAAACAGAGACTGGCTCTGGAACTCCAATGGCATAAGCCAATTGGACTTCACACTTTTCAGCGAGCTTGGCCGCAATGATGTTTTTCGCAATGTAGCGGGCCATATACGAGGCTGATCGGTCAACTTTGCTGGGATCTTTTCCGGAAAAGGCTCCGCCACCATGACTTCCGACTCCACCATAAGTATCCACAATAATTTTCCTACCGGTTAATCCTGTATCCCCCATGGGCCCCCCCATCACAAAACGGCCCGTGGGGTTAATGTGAAACTTTACTTTCTTGGGGTCAAAAATGGATTTGGGCATCATCGGCATGATGACTTTTTCTTTAATATCTTTTTCGATTTTTTTCGATGTCACATTGTCACTATGCTGGGTGGACACGACCACTGTGTCGACCTTGACTGGTTTTCCATTTTTATATTCTACTGTGACCTGAGCTTTCCCATCGGGACGCACCCAAGGCAAAATGTTCTTTTTCCGAACCTCGGCTAACCGTTTTGTCAATCGATGCGCTAACACAATCGGCATGGGCATGAGTTCTGCCGTTTCATTGGAAGCATATCCAAACATCAAACCCTGATCGCCAGCTCCCCCCGTATCCACCCCCATCGCGATATCCCCCGATTGCGCATCGATAGAAGTCACGACCGAGCAAGTCCGAAAATCAAATCCCCAGGTAGCATCGGCATATCCAACATCACGAATCGTCGCCCGGATGATGTCAGGAATTTCCACATATGCCTTGGTGGAAATTTCTCCAGCCACAAACGCCAACCCGGTGGTCACAAGAGTCTCGCATGCGACCCGACAGTTTTTATCCTTGGCCATTATGGCATCTAAAATGCCATCAGAAATTTGGTCGGCAATTTTGTCAGGATGTCCTTCGGTGACTGACTCAGACGTAAATAGAAAATTCTTTTGGCTCATATACCCATCCCTTCGTTGTAAAAGCAAAAAGGTCCCCTTCCCCTGTATGCCTGAGATCAGAGGAGGAAGCCCATAACGGTGAAAGTTGGCAAAAGGTGTTCAACGAAAAAACATATTACTGGAGGAAAACTCAACTGGCATTTACACAATTTAGAATTTAGATAGAGTTTAGGTCATTAAACATCCTCGAATTTTACTTCAGCATTTTCCTTATTAAAAGCAAAAATATCAAAAAAAAGTATAATTACCTAGTTGTTTTACCAGGACATTCTGTGTTGGGTTTTAGCAATTATTGGGCAATATAGACAAATACCGAAATTTGAACTGTTAATGACACCTTAATACTTAACGATTTCTGATCCTTCCTAGTATTCAAAAAACAAATGGGTAAATAAGTTTACCACCTTGAACATACGTCACATCAAAGTCCCAACAGATAATCACATCGAAAAGAAGATATGCCTCACCCTCGCCTTGTTTAATTTTTAAAATACATACTTCATTGTAATGTCACTTTTTTAGTCCATTGGACTAACCCAGGAGACACACGGACTTCGACGTATTTAATTCAAGATCATCGGGTTGCATTCGCCAAAGAGCAGGTGCTAAGATCCGCGCTTACTTCCTGGGCTCTAGGTGTACCCTATTGGGGTTTACTTAGGTAGGAAGACGAATTAACGACAAACCTAAACATGTGACTTGGAAACGTCATGCTTCGCAAGGAGGCGTTTGATGTATAAAACTATATACATCCCGGTTGACAATTCAGACCATTCCAATATGGCCGTCGATCTGGGTGTGAGTCTTGCCAAAGAATTTGGGTCAAAAATCGTTGGAAGCCATGTGTATGCGGCAAAAATGCATGACAAACGATTTAAGCAAATGGAAGCCGGTCTTCCAGAAGAATACCATGATGAGAAAGAACTGGATCGCCAACGGCAAATCCATGATTCCTTAATCACCCGTGGCCTCCAAATCATTACCGACTCCTACCTCGACTACATCGACCAGAAATGTTCTGAAGCCAATTTGCCCCTGGAACGTCGCTCCCTTGAAGGACGCAATTGGAAAGTCCTGGCCGAAGATATCAATACGAATAACTATGATCTCACCATTATGGGTGGACTGGGAGTGGGAGCCGTCAAAGATTCGGTGATTGGCAGTAATACCGAACGTGTATTGAGGCGTGTTCGGAATTCAGACATGTTTATCGTGAAAGACCTGAAGCCCATGAATGGGGGGAAAATCGTAGTCGCCGTTGATGGTAGTCCCTACTCGTTTGGCGGCCTCAAAACCGGATTGGCCTTAGGGAAAGCCTTAAATAAACCCGTTGAAGCCATTTCAGCCTTCGACCCCTACTTTCACTATGCCGCATTCCACAGTATTTCAGGAGTGTTAAATGAAGAGGCCGGTAAAGTCTTTCGGTTCAAAGAACAAGAAAAGCTTCATGAAGAAGTCATTGATAGCGGTTTAGCCAAGATCTACCAATCGCATCTGGATATTTCCCGAGAAGTGGCACAAGAAGAAGGGTTCGATATTAAAACAACGTTGCTTGATGGGAAGGCATTCGAAAAAGTCCTGCAATACGTGCGAAAGGAGCAACCCTGGCTTCTCATTGTTGGCCGTATCGGTGTACATAGCGACGATGACATGGACATTGGAAGCAACACGGAAAATCTTCTGAGAGCCACAGGATGTAATGTCCTCATCTCCAATCAAAAGTTTGTTCCTCCCATTGACACCCAGGCGGAATACACCATGGCATGGACTGAAGAAGCCTTGTTCCGAATGGAAAAGATACCCGTCTTTGCTAGAGGAGTCGCCAAAACCGCCATTCATCGTTATGCCATTGAAAAGGGACACACTATCATTAGCAATTCTGTCGTGGATGAGGCCGTCGGAGATATTCTTCCCAAGGGTGCCATGGATGCCATGAAAGCTTTGGGAGGACAATTGGATGAGGCCGGAATCGATCGCAACAAGATGCAAGCGGATGATGCCGTTGCCACCGACCTCATGGGGTCAACCCTGAGTGGAATGGTCAATCAAGTGGTGGAAGAAAAGCCAGCCACAATCTCGCCGGCCTTGAGTCCCGGCAACCAATCCTATATTGATCGTATGTCCCGTCAATATTATGTATGTAATGGATGCGGGTATATTGGGAAAGGCGCCGAGCCAGTTAAATGCCCCGTGTGTGGCGGGGATGGGAAAGATTTCAAGGCCGTGGATAAAACGATTTTTGATGCTGCAGCCAAAGCTGAAGGGGGATTAGAAACGCAAGTGGCGTATGATGATATCCCCATGCAATGGACCAAAGATGCCAAAGAAGCCATTCGGGCAGTCCCTGCCGGATTCCAACGTCGCCGAGCCAAGGCAAAAATTGAAAAAACAGCTCGTAAGCTTGGAATGACCACCATTACCCTCGAATACGCTGGCACCATGATTCAGGAAGCCGCAGATGAGGAATACACGCCAATTTTTGCAAATAAAGCGCCAGAGGCGGATTCAAAAACATCTTCAGGTGCGAACGGAGAGAATAAACTCATGGAAGAATCATCCCCCTATACATGGGACCCAGAGGCCCTGAAACGCCTAGAACGCGCGCCCGAAGGGTTTATGAGAGATTGCACCAAGGCACTCATCATTAAGCATGCCGAAAAAATGGGCACGACCATGATTACGCTGGATGTGGCAAACGAAGGAATTGAGCAGGCCAAACATACGATGGAAGAAGCCATGAAGTCCGGGAACGTCAAGGATATCATCGCCAAACTCACTGGCGCCGGCGCCCAGTAAGGGAGCCAGCCACTTATGGGTAAATCACTTCCAGTTTTCAATTTTGATCAACTTGGCCAAAAGCTTGGCTTATTAAAAAGTCAGGTAACCTCCTTTTCTACGGCCTCGGCCCCAAATGATGGGCGAACAGTCGATGACTTCAAACCCTACCTTGTCGCCTTAAATCTGACCAAGCGCTGCAATCTTAAATGCGAACATTGCTACCTCGATGCTACCACCAAGGCCGGGGGCGGCTCTGATGAACTTTCCACTGAAGAATGCTTCCGTTTAATTGATCAAATTGCCGAGGTCAACAAAGGCTGCTTGTTAGTGATTACCGGCGGCGAGCCACTCGTTCGACCTGACATCTTGGATATTGCTCGCCATGCCGTAAGCCTGGGATTCATGGTGGTCTTTGGAACCAATGGGATGCTGATCAATGATAAGCTAGCCAAGGAATTGGTGGAAATCGGCGTCATGGGCATGGGCATTAGCATAGACTCCCTTGATCCTCAAACACACAACGCCTTCCGGGGAGTACCCGGAGCTTGGGAAGCAGCAGTGGCAGGCATTGAAGCCTGTAAGCGCAATGGCCTTCAATTCCAAGTGCATTTCAGTGCGCAACCCATGAATTATAAGGAGTTGCCGGATGTCATCGACTGGGCGCATGAACTGGGTGCACGTGTGTTGAACGTGTTTTTCATGGTCTGCACCGGTCGTGGTGAAGAACTCACCGATATTTCGCCTGAGCAATATGAAGAAGTCTTGAGTTTCTTAATTGACTCCCAAGACAAATACCAAGATATGCTTGTTCGAGCACGTTGCGCTCCCCATTTCAAGCGGCTGGCCTATGAGAAAGATCCTAACTCTCCCATCACGAAAGCCCAAGGCTATATGGGTGGAGGATGTTTGGCAGGAACCAACTACGCGCGGGTGACGCCCAATGGCGATCTCACACCTTGCCCTTACATGCCGCTTTCCGCTGGAAATATTCGCGATACCAGCTTTGTCGATTTGTGGGAAAAATCTGAGGTATTTGATTCTTTCCGATACCCTCACTTAAAGGGGAAATGCGGAGATTGTGAGTATAGCGAAATCTGTGGCGGCTGCCGTGCACGACCCTACGTGGACCACGGCGACCATATGGACGAAGATGAATGGTGTCTCTATACCCCCAAGGGCGGAGAAAAAATCCAAGTCGCATTTAATACACAAGAGGAAACGTCCATCGAATGGGATTCCGCAGCAGAGACCCGGCTCAACCGGATTCCCTATTTCCTCCGTGCCATGGTGAAAAAAGGTGTGGAACGCCATGCCAGTGAAAACAATATCCCCATCATCACCATTGAATTGATGGAAGAACTTCGGCAAAAACGATTCGGAAATGAAAAGCCAGTCTTCAAGTTCTAATGGACGCCCTCCAAGACGTTTTTCTCGATCTCAATAAAGTCATTCCGATTCTCAATCACTGGCTGCATCTGCTATCCGCCATCGTTTGGATTGGCGGACTGGCATTTTTGGTCATGGCAGTTACCCCAGGCCTTAAAACCGCCGTTCCCAGGGAATACATCAAGCCAATTTGCGATACGTTTTATAAGCAATACCGCAAAGTAGTCGGCATGCTCTTAATCGTAATTTTGTTCACCGGGGGACTCAATCTTCATTACGTCAGTGAACTGATGATCAGGCAAACCGGCGAAGGCATTTCGCACAATGCCCACTATTTGACCATCTTTTTTATCAAGCTATCCTTGGTATTAGGAATTCTCACCCTGTACCTCTATACCGTGATCTTCCGCATCGAACCTACTGGAGAAGAAACCGCCGAAGAAAAAGAGGAACAACGGATAGAACCCATCCCCTTTCAGCGAGGAGCCTTGTGGATGGGAGTCTTTATCATTCTCTGCGCCGCTGCCTTGAAACATCTTCATTACTAATCGGCTCCCGCCTTCAACCCTCACCACAACGGCTATTTCAATTCT
This window encodes:
- a CDS encoding transketolase C-terminal domain-containing protein gives rise to the protein MATQSLVGTKNKAGQTITDPWQMMHDAERTPCFFTGSEVIKEALRRANCDIMIAYPITPQSEAAALIGELFAEGFIGDYFRGESEFAVMSQCAGAAFGGARVFTTTAGPGTMRAMENFPMWAGARLPIQMIVTCRGINSPLSIQPDTLEISYLLNTGMLVWHAETAQDFYDWILKGYIVSEEPDVHLPLALCCDGFFVTHTKDMVNLTPAEMCLPPYDPYRSPVPCMDMECPPVRMMRDPFVMKSNYISYATHASWQQEVWAAVERSRKHTVRWLDGLIEVDNPDADILIVSSGTAVSQGREAKILLEEEGIDVGIVKIKSLRPWPGEEIREVTKNAKHIIVPEFNVTGWMAREIKSTITNSERVYAGPHVCGGMTLPPEIIAADIKSLLGIKTAALAGRGS
- a CDS encoding carbon monoxide dehydrogenase beta subunit family protein; this encodes MSTTYQVLRGPEHFLPPAAASMGIRLPDPGQAHIHGKIVNEDEAMEAAARQFLSAKVPTIFPGPLVLWAWNEKAAHKATAIRHLYETLKSSVTSTQQAMLIPMPDYRPKYPKINPEIEINPNHPNLTIWHNKIDACMFVGVHCHQANLSLKIIRGGTDCYTIAMCAQAGHEDAMLSFRDATAEKILKLADWVKKLKGSVEPPKC
- a CDS encoding TIGR03790 family protein is translated as MFVIINSIPLDPLAFGAIQPDQVVIVANENDLDGMDVARYYAKQRGIPLSNLVRLNLPYEETISREDFEEYLTKPLKVALESRGLASTTRVLVTTFGVPLRVNAPLPNDEVHEWQADATEWYDAAIEFAHTIDTALSRTLLNFQKGAPPSPSLSSAFSASNPVKAEQILRHIDHAIATITSEIQTPSSPKKPMDQHLDFFKYLLQLDGLSAYTKYPNFKMPTHSQLTPDQLKTHIQLARLALSILVHTPSTQNRKVSYQLAQRFFGIRGVFQLAASEQQNLVTKDTEASVDSELSILWFGQDQYSLNGRIPNPFYAWYPSNTKSTKKDKDFQFPVLMVSRIDAPTPKLSKLMIDRAIMAEQTGVSGKAYFDARGMKSDGPLSYGDYDQSLRNLSAFMRNQTSYRVILENTQKRFQEKGEAPQVGLYAGWYQYREYEDAFSFNPGAIGYHIASGEAISIHNPQEKGWCKNALERGITVTIGPTGEPYVDAFPKPSEFFGLMLTGRYTLVEAYYLSTRHLSWRMVLFGDPLYNPWKGQALAALPDLQKYIPEFKALRALPPSPSDHLFPHPIQLAQKRRSQQDALLSQIPALLNTNP
- the ahcY gene encoding adenosylhomocysteinase, translating into MSTATKVGTNVTDYKVADINLADYGRKEIQIAETEMPALMALRDKFRNSQPLKGAKILGCIHMTIQTAVLIETLIELGAEVRWASCNIFSTQDHAAAAIAARGIPVYAWKGETLEEYDWCIEQTILKDGQPWDANMVLDDGGDLTMMLHQKYPSMLDKIHGITEETTTGVHRLQEMLQKGTLRVPAINVNDSVTKSKNDNKYGCRHSLSDAIKRGTDHLLSGKKALVIGYGDVGKGSAQSLRQEGMIVKISEIDPICAMQACMDGFEVVSPYNDGINTGRVENINVELLSKTDLLVTTTGNLNVCDSAMLRSLKNGAVVCNIGHFDNEIDTVYMRENWEWEEVKPQVHKIYRNRGQNDHLILLSEGRLVNLGNGTGHPSRVMDGSFTNQVLAQIHLYEKKFADTPGATVTLEVLPKKLDEEVAAHMVRGFGGVITKLTKTQADYINVPVDGPFKVDSYKY
- the metK gene encoding methionine adenosyltransferase; translated protein: MSQKNFLFTSESVTEGHPDKIADQISDGILDAIMAKDKNCRVACETLVTTGLAFVAGEISTKAYVEIPDIIRATIRDVGYADATWGFDFRTCSVVTSIDAQSGDIAMGVDTGGAGDQGLMFGYASNETAELMPMPIVLAHRLTKRLAEVRKKNILPWVRPDGKAQVTVEYKNGKPVKVDTVVVSTQHSDNVTSKKIEKDIKEKVIMPMMPKSIFDPKKVKFHINPTGRFVMGGPMGDTGLTGRKIIVDTYGGVGSHGGGAFSGKDPSKVDRSASYMARYIAKNIIAAKLAEKCEVQLAYAIGVPEPVSVLVDAKGTEKVDTTLLDRLVRKHFPMTPKGIIDHLKLRRPIYKETAAYGHFGRTGPGFTWEKTDLASVLRRDAGK
- a CDS encoding universal stress protein, whose protein sequence is MYKTIYIPVDNSDHSNMAVDLGVSLAKEFGSKIVGSHVYAAKMHDKRFKQMEAGLPEEYHDEKELDRQRQIHDSLITRGLQIITDSYLDYIDQKCSEANLPLERRSLEGRNWKVLAEDINTNNYDLTIMGGLGVGAVKDSVIGSNTERVLRRVRNSDMFIVKDLKPMNGGKIVVAVDGSPYSFGGLKTGLALGKALNKPVEAISAFDPYFHYAAFHSISGVLNEEAGKVFRFKEQEKLHEEVIDSGLAKIYQSHLDISREVAQEEGFDIKTTLLDGKAFEKVLQYVRKEQPWLLIVGRIGVHSDDDMDIGSNTENLLRATGCNVLISNQKFVPPIDTQAEYTMAWTEEALFRMEKIPVFARGVAKTAIHRYAIEKGHTIISNSVVDEAVGDILPKGAMDAMKALGGQLDEAGIDRNKMQADDAVATDLMGSTLSGMVNQVVEEKPATISPALSPGNQSYIDRMSRQYYVCNGCGYIGKGAEPVKCPVCGGDGKDFKAVDKTIFDAAAKAEGGLETQVAYDDIPMQWTKDAKEAIRAVPAGFQRRRAKAKIEKTARKLGMTTITLEYAGTMIQEAADEEYTPIFANKAPEADSKTSSGANGENKLMEESSPYTWDPEALKRLERAPEGFMRDCTKALIIKHAEKMGTTMITLDVANEGIEQAKHTMEEAMKSGNVKDIIAKLTGAGAQ
- a CDS encoding radical SAM/SPASM domain-containing protein, whose product is MGKSLPVFNFDQLGQKLGLLKSQVTSFSTASAPNDGRTVDDFKPYLVALNLTKRCNLKCEHCYLDATTKAGGGSDELSTEECFRLIDQIAEVNKGCLLVITGGEPLVRPDILDIARHAVSLGFMVVFGTNGMLINDKLAKELVEIGVMGMGISIDSLDPQTHNAFRGVPGAWEAAVAGIEACKRNGLQFQVHFSAQPMNYKELPDVIDWAHELGARVLNVFFMVCTGRGEELTDISPEQYEEVLSFLIDSQDKYQDMLVRARCAPHFKRLAYEKDPNSPITKAQGYMGGGCLAGTNYARVTPNGDLTPCPYMPLSAGNIRDTSFVDLWEKSEVFDSFRYPHLKGKCGDCEYSEICGGCRARPYVDHGDHMDEDEWCLYTPKGGEKIQVAFNTQEETSIEWDSAAETRLNRIPYFLRAMVKKGVERHASENNIPIITIELMEELRQKRFGNEKPVFKF